GAAATGTACATTTAAAGGGGGAAGGTGGAAATGTACTAAGATAGAGAAAATAAGTTCTTTTAATCCTATAAATGAGTTCTATTTTGAACGGTCCCTATTCAGTATATCCTAATTCTTTGGCTCTATCAAAGGCTTGAATTGCTTCTTCTTCTCTTCCCAGACTACGAAGTGCGAAACCCTTGGTATGCCATATAACACTTGACTTTGGGTTTATTTCTATGACTACATCAAATGCCTGTATTGCTTCTTCGTATCTTCCTGCATCGGTAAGTGCAAAACCCATTCGAACCCAGGCGATTTCAGACATTGAATCTATTTCTATGGCTTTATCAAATGCACACATTGCTTCTTCATACTTTCCCAAACTACTGAGTACATAACCCGTGTTAGCCCATGAAATATCAGATTTTGGGTTTACTTCTATAGCTTTATCAAATGCCTGTATTGCTTCTTCGTATCTTCCCAGACTACTAAGTGCCAAACCCTTGCTATCCCATGCACTATCAGACCTTGGGTTTATTTCTATGACTTTATCATATGCCTGTATTGCTTCTTCATATCTTCCCAAGATACTAAGTGCCAAACCCTTGCCACTCCATATACTAGCAGACCTTGGGTTTATTTCTATGGCTTTATCATATGCCTGTATTGCTTCTTCATATCTTCCCAAGCTACTAAGTGCGAAACCTTTGCTACTCCATGGACCTTCAAACTTTGGATCTATTTCTATGGCTTTATCATATGCCTGTATTGCCTCTTCGTCTCGTCCCAAGGTACTAAGTGCCAAACCCTTGTTATCCCATGCATGTGGATACTTTGAATCTATTTCTATGACTTTATCAAATGCCTGTATTGCTTCTTCGTCTCGTCCCAAGCTACTAAGTGCCAAACCCTTGCTATTCCATATACTAGCAGACCTTGGGTTTATTTCTATGGCTTTATCATATTCCTGTATTGCTTCTTCGTCTCGTCCCAAGCTACGAAGTGCCCAACCCTTGCTATCCCATGCACTATCAGACCTTGGGTTTATTTCTATGGCTTTATCATATGCCTGTATTGCTTCTTCGTATCTTCCTGCATCGGTAAGTGCAAAACCCTTGCTATTCCATGCACTAGCAGACTTTTGATCTATTTTTATGGCTTTATTATTTATTAAATAATTCAATTCATCTCTATCCACTAGTTTTACACCATTTGCATCTGCTAACTCAATTGCAGATTTAGTAAAGTAACTGTTTGTTACAACACTGCACGAGGAACATCCATAATATTTCTTAGCTGCAACTACTTGTTGAACTGCGCTGTTTGAAACATTAGAAGTGTATTTTTTTACTTGAACAGCAGTCTTTTCTCCATACTTACTGATTATGAGGTCTGCTCCTTGGTCATTGGATAAAGGAGTTTGCTCGACAGAATAACCCATTTTCTCATAAAGTTGCCCAACGAAAGCTTCAAACTCGTATCCACCCATCCCATTTACATCAAGAATTGATAATTGTTTCTCACTTGAGAGCAGATTGAGTTCAAATATCTTTGTCTTGATATGTTCTTCAAAATTTTTGTAATCTAAACTTGTCAAATTGCGTTCCATGAAATATCGATGTAGAAAAGGTAATTGATAATCTATA
This DNA window, taken from Methanomethylovorans hollandica DSM 15978, encodes the following:
- a CDS encoding tetratricopeptide repeat protein is translated as MPEEKKYGFKEVDKLSGKEVRLKPIHLLYIIFFSLCYFYISISIIDYFDYIDFYYRILWIMCIYGIILTFIIGGFYKSLAKTVKSKKYAAMMDEKSLLEEKFKNVLDKNPIALEDYIRAFISIYGNEYYKNITSTLEFKRLIYLRKVITYEQFINDSSLREIILLIEENDRLKEKFKQVLNENPDTPIDYLKVFFHIYGSNYLEYLDDFKRLLRLQAKLIFNEADTQKLIDSIEKRHTSMFIDIMFENMLSNNSTPFKHYLGKFMSVYGSNYAENLQIFKGMMFKKNISYIEVENEIPSYFKSIISNKCSFKSIYGFEPAYDFKLIHDFAKKYGTSYSEEDLENLNKLLITKGIKIHNKAILKELVSEASFEYFYGLFTECMKTAPLDEMGYIKQTINLFGNDIDYQLPFLHRYFMERNLTSLDYKNFEEHIKTKIFELNLLSSEKQLSILDVNGMGGYEFEAFVGQLYEKMGYSVEQTPLSNDQGADLIISKYGEKTAVQVKKYTSNVSNSAVQQVVAAKKYYGCSSCSVVTNSYFTKSAIELADANGVKLVDRDELNYLINNKAIKIDQKSASAWNSKGFALTDAGRYEEAIQAYDKAIEINPRSDSAWDSKGWALRSLGRDEEAIQEYDKAIEINPRSASIWNSKGLALSSLGRDEEAIQAFDKVIEIDSKYPHAWDNKGLALSTLGRDEEAIQAYDKAIEIDPKFEGPWSSKGFALSSLGRYEEAIQAYDKAIEINPRSASIWSGKGLALSILGRYEEAIQAYDKVIEINPRSDSAWDSKGLALSSLGRYEEAIQAFDKAIEVNPKSDISWANTGYVLSSLGKYEEAMCAFDKAIEIDSMSEIAWVRMGFALTDAGRYEEAIQAFDVVIEINPKSSVIWHTKGFALRSLGREEEAIQAFDRAKELGYTE